The following coding sequences lie in one Oncorhynchus nerka isolate Pitt River linkage group LG14, Oner_Uvic_2.0, whole genome shotgun sequence genomic window:
- the LOC115140916 gene encoding RWD domain-containing protein 1-like isoform X1, whose amino-acid sequence MTDYAEEQRNELEAIESIYPDSFTVLSEVPTSFTITVTSDAGENDETIEVTLQFTYVEKYPDEVPLWEIYSQENLEDSDAEGILTLLQQQAEENLGMVMIFTLVTAVQDKLNELVDEIKNRREEEKRRKEEAAEEAEKVLFQGTVVTIENFLSWKAKFELEMAELRRKRQKEEEQQQAGKIKLTGKKLFETDHNLDTSDIQFLEDSGNSVEVDESLFQDLEELDLDEDDPDFDPLALGSDED is encoded by the exons ATGACAGATTACGCTGAGGAGCAGCGAAACGAGCTGGAAGCTATAGAGTCAATTTACCCGGACTCGTTTACAG TGCTATCAGAGGTGCCCACCAGCTTCACCATCACTGTGACATCGGACGCAGGGGAAAACGATGAAA CGATTGAAGTGACTCTACAGTTCACCTATGTGGAGAAGTATCCCGATGAGGTGCCGCTGTGGGAGATATACTCCCAGGAGAACCTGGAGGATTCAGACGCAGAGGGCATCCTCACTTTACTGCAGCAGCAG GCTGAGGAAAACCTTGGAATGGTGATGATATTCACCCTAGTTACAGCAGTTCAGGACAAACTGAACGAATTAGTCGACGAGATAAAaaacagaagagaggaagagaagaggcgAAAAGAGGAGGCAGCGGAGGAGGCTGAGAAGGTGCTCTTCCAAGGAACAGTGGTCACCATCGAGAACTTCCTGTCATGGAAAGCCAAGTTTGAGCTGGAGATGGCTGAGTTGAGGAGGAAACGGCAGAAAGAGGAGGAACAACAGCAGGCTGGAAAGATCAAACTCACAG GAAAAAAGCTATTTGAGACCGATCACAATCTTGACACATCAGATATACAGTTCCTGGAAGATT CTGGAAACAGTGTTGAAGTGGACGAGTCCCTCTTCCAGGACCTTGAGGAACTTGACCTGGATGAAGACGACCCTGACTTTGACCCTCTGGCACTGGGCAGTGATGAGGACTGA
- the LOC115140916 gene encoding RWD domain-containing protein 1-like isoform X2, translating to MTDYAEEQRNELEAIESIYPDSFTAIEVTLQFTYVEKYPDEVPLWEIYSQENLEDSDAEGILTLLQQQAEENLGMVMIFTLVTAVQDKLNELVDEIKNRREEEKRRKEEAAEEAEKVLFQGTVVTIENFLSWKAKFELEMAELRRKRQKEEEQQQAGKIKLTGKKLFETDHNLDTSDIQFLEDSGNSVEVDESLFQDLEELDLDEDDPDFDPLALGSDED from the exons ATGACAGATTACGCTGAGGAGCAGCGAAACGAGCTGGAAGCTATAGAGTCAATTTACCCGGACTCGTTTACAG CGATTGAAGTGACTCTACAGTTCACCTATGTGGAGAAGTATCCCGATGAGGTGCCGCTGTGGGAGATATACTCCCAGGAGAACCTGGAGGATTCAGACGCAGAGGGCATCCTCACTTTACTGCAGCAGCAG GCTGAGGAAAACCTTGGAATGGTGATGATATTCACCCTAGTTACAGCAGTTCAGGACAAACTGAACGAATTAGTCGACGAGATAAAaaacagaagagaggaagagaagaggcgAAAAGAGGAGGCAGCGGAGGAGGCTGAGAAGGTGCTCTTCCAAGGAACAGTGGTCACCATCGAGAACTTCCTGTCATGGAAAGCCAAGTTTGAGCTGGAGATGGCTGAGTTGAGGAGGAAACGGCAGAAAGAGGAGGAACAACAGCAGGCTGGAAAGATCAAACTCACAG GAAAAAAGCTATTTGAGACCGATCACAATCTTGACACATCAGATATACAGTTCCTGGAAGATT CTGGAAACAGTGTTGAAGTGGACGAGTCCCTCTTCCAGGACCTTGAGGAACTTGACCTGGATGAAGACGACCCTGACTTTGACCCTCTGGCACTGGGCAGTGATGAGGACTGA
- the LOC115142030 gene encoding amine sulfotransferase-like, protein MTTSIRTKTDPLDSTDPQVLDYMLVPHRNFNLINGVHSPDEVDQIQNWEIRDSDIFAVTYPKSGTIWMQQILTLIEAKGDVTPNTEHLNTQRVPWIELIGSEKEFNATPSPRLQVTHLQYKFMPLAIRQKRGKVIYVARNPKDVLVSYYHFHKYAATLETPKDFNDFFEKFMEGKGK, encoded by the exons ATGACAACTTCCATCCGTACAAAGACAG ATCCTTTGGATTCCACTGATCCCCAGGTTCTGGACTATATGCTGGTTCCTCACCGGAACTTCAACCTGATCAATGGGGTCCACTCTCCCGACGAGGTCGACCAAATCCAGAACTGGGAGATCCGAGACTCAGACATATTCGCCGTCACTTATCCCAAGTCAG GGACGATCTGGATGCAGCAGATTCTGACTCTGATAGAAGCCAAAGGTGACGTCACTCCAAACACAGAGCATCTCAACACGCAGCGCGTCCCATGGATCGAGCTGATTGGCAGTGAGAAGGAGTTTAACGCCACCCCTTCCCCCAGGCTACAGGTCACCCACCTGCAGTACAAGTTCATGCCTCTCGCCATCAGACAAAAGAGGGGAAAG GTGATCTATGTGGCCAGAAACCCTAAGGATGTTCTCGTGTCCTATTACCACTTCCACAAATATGCAGCCACGCTGGAGACACCGAAGGACTTCAATGATTTCTTTGAGAAATTCATGGAAGGGAAAGGTAAGTAG